A single window of Nicotiana sylvestris chromosome 3, ASM39365v2, whole genome shotgun sequence DNA harbors:
- the LOC138887045 gene encoding uncharacterized protein: MSIKLVVGQCTVNIVSAYAPHMGLDEEVKRRFWEGLDEIIHQVPPNEKLFIGGDFNGHIGSNAGVYEKVHGGFGFGERNEGGTSLLDFTKAFGLVVANSCFPKREGNLVTFQNAVAKTQIGYLLLRRRDRGLCKDCKVIPGEILVTRHRLLVMDVGIMVKRRKMSGRGRPRIRWGALTKEKAQELEGRLSVMGAWRSSGDTNSMWSTTTNYIREAVREVLGVSTGVTGRHKGEWWWNEVVQGKVKAKKEAYQALGGSIGEGERRACMERYKVASKEAKMAVTEAKTVAYSRMYEELGEK, encoded by the coding sequence ATGAGTATTAAGTTGGTGGTTGGTCAGTGCACCGTAAACATCGTTAGTGCCTATGCGCCTCATATGGGCCTCGATGAGGAGGTTAAACGacgcttttgggaggggttggatgagattatTCATCAGGTACCACCTAATGAGAagttattcataggaggggacTTCAATGGCCATATTGGGTCGAACGCAGGTGTGTATGAGAAAGTGCATGGAGGCTTTGGTTTTGGGGAGAGGAACGAAGGAGGAACCTCATTACTGGACTTCACTAAGGCTTTTGGGTTGGTGGTTGCTAACTCTTGCTTTCCGAAGAGGGAGGGGAATTTGGTTACTTTTCAAAATGCAGTGGCGAAGACTCAAATTggctatctcctcctcaggaggcGCGACAGAGGCTTGTGCAAGGATTGCAAGGTGATTCCAGGTGAGATACTTGTGACGCGACATAGGCTATTGGTGATGGACGTTGGTATTATGGTAAAGAGGAGGAAAATGTCGGGTCGAGGAAGACCGAGAATCAGGTGGGGAGCCTTAACTAAGGAAAAAGCTCAAGAGTTGGAAGGGCGGTTGTCGGTTATGGGAGCTTGGAGGAGCAGTGGTGACACGAACTCTATGTGGTCAACGACAACAAACTATATAAGAGAGGCtgtgagagaggtgttaggggtctcaACGGGTGTCACTGGCAGGCACAAAGGAGAatggtggtggaatgaagtggtACAAGGTAAAGTGAAAGCCAAAAAGGAGGCGTACCAGGCGTTAGGAGGGAGCATAGGCGAGGGGGAGAGGCGAGCGTGCAtggagaggtataaggtagctagtaAGGAAGCGAAGATggcggtcacggaggctaagactGTGGCTTATAGTCGTATGTACGAGGAACTAGGGGAAAAATGA